The following proteins are encoded in a genomic region of Nitrospirota bacterium:
- a CDS encoding NADP-dependent isocitrate dehydrogenase, giving the protein MTANASKIIYTKTDEAPMLATYSFLPIVKAFTKAAGVSVELRDISLAGRILAVFPEYLAAQQKQSDDLAELGELAKTPEANIIKLPNISASIPQLKAAIKELQGQGYKLPDYPEDPKTGAEREIKARYDKVKGSAVNPVLREGNSDRRAPLSVKQYAKKHPHKMGPWTPDSKTHVAHMNGGDFYSNEKSATLAEATDARIEFVGQDGKVTVLKPKLPLQAGEVIDATFMSARALRQFIEEQIEDAKRQGVLFSVHLKATMMKVSDPKIFGHVVSVYYKDVFEKYKDVFQKLGVDPDNGLGDLYAKIKSLPEDQRKAIEADIQAVYQKRPPLAMVNSDKGITNLHVPSDVIIDASMPPVIRDSGKMWGPDGKLHDTKAVIPDASYAGVYQEVIDFCKKHGAFDPRTMGSVPNVGLMAQAAEEYGSHDKTFKAPGNGAIRVVDASGKTLLEHKVEDGDIWRMCQVKDAAIQDWVKLAVNRAKATGAPAVFWLDKNRAHDAELIKKVNRYLPSHDTQGLDIRIMSPAEAARFSLERMKEGKDTISVTGNVLRDYLTDLFPILEIGTSAKMLSIVPLLNGGGLFETGAGGSAPKHVQQFQEEGYLRWDSLGEFLALAASLEHLSRASNNPSAKILADALDRANAKFLESNKSPARKVGEIDNRGSHFYLTLYWAQALAEQTQDKNLQARFAKVAKELEQNEAKIAAELIGAQGKPVDMGGYYHPDQEKTTKAMRPSQTFNAIVDAIAR; this is encoded by the coding sequence ATGACGGCAAACGCATCCAAGATCATCTATACCAAAACCGACGAAGCGCCGATGCTGGCGACCTATTCGTTCCTCCCGATCGTGAAGGCCTTCACGAAGGCCGCCGGCGTGTCCGTCGAACTGCGGGATATCTCTCTGGCGGGTCGAATCCTCGCCGTGTTTCCCGAGTATCTGGCGGCGCAACAAAAACAATCGGACGATCTGGCGGAATTGGGGGAGCTCGCCAAGACCCCGGAAGCCAACATCATCAAGCTGCCCAACATCAGCGCCTCGATCCCCCAGCTCAAGGCGGCCATCAAGGAATTGCAGGGGCAGGGCTACAAGCTCCCCGATTATCCCGAAGACCCCAAGACCGGCGCCGAGAGGGAGATCAAGGCGCGCTACGACAAGGTCAAAGGGAGCGCCGTCAACCCGGTGCTGCGCGAGGGCAACTCCGACCGCCGGGCGCCGCTCTCGGTCAAGCAGTACGCCAAGAAACACCCGCACAAGATGGGGCCGTGGACGCCGGACTCCAAGACGCACGTCGCCCACATGAACGGCGGGGATTTCTATTCCAACGAGAAGTCGGCCACGCTCGCCGAGGCGACCGACGCCCGGATCGAGTTCGTCGGCCAGGACGGGAAGGTCACCGTTCTGAAGCCCAAGCTCCCCCTTCAGGCCGGCGAAGTCATTGATGCCACGTTCATGAGCGCGCGCGCGTTGCGCCAGTTCATCGAAGAGCAGATCGAGGACGCCAAGAGGCAGGGGGTGCTGTTCTCGGTGCACCTGAAGGCGACCATGATGAAGGTCTCCGACCCGAAGATCTTCGGTCATGTCGTCTCGGTCTACTACAAGGACGTGTTCGAGAAATACAAGGACGTCTTCCAGAAGCTGGGCGTCGATCCTGACAACGGCCTCGGCGACCTCTACGCCAAGATCAAGAGCCTGCCGGAGGATCAACGCAAGGCCATCGAAGCGGACATTCAGGCCGTGTATCAGAAACGGCCCCCGCTGGCGATGGTGAACTCCGACAAAGGGATCACCAACCTGCACGTCCCCAGCGACGTGATCATCGACGCCTCCATGCCGCCGGTCATCCGCGACTCAGGGAAAATGTGGGGTCCCGACGGCAAGCTGCACGACACCAAGGCGGTCATCCCCGACGCCAGCTACGCCGGGGTCTATCAGGAGGTCATCGACTTCTGCAAGAAGCACGGCGCCTTCGATCCGAGGACCATGGGGAGCGTCCCCAACGTCGGGCTGATGGCGCAGGCGGCGGAGGAGTACGGATCGCACGACAAGACCTTCAAGGCCCCGGGCAACGGCGCGATCCGCGTGGTGGATGCGTCGGGGAAGACGTTGCTCGAACACAAGGTGGAAGACGGGGACATCTGGCGCATGTGCCAGGTGAAGGACGCGGCGATCCAGGATTGGGTCAAGCTGGCCGTGAATCGGGCGAAGGCCACGGGGGCGCCCGCGGTCTTCTGGCTGGACAAAAACCGGGCGCACGACGCGGAGCTGATCAAGAAAGTCAATCGCTATCTGCCGAGTCACGACACGCAGGGCCTCGACATCCGGATCATGTCTCCGGCGGAGGCGGCGCGGTTCTCGCTGGAGCGGATGAAAGAGGGGAAAGACACGATTTCCGTCACGGGCAACGTGCTGCGGGACTATCTCACCGACCTGTTCCCGATTCTCGAGATCGGGACCAGCGCGAAAATGCTCTCGATCGTTCCCCTGCTGAACGGCGGCGGCCTGTTCGAGACCGGAGCCGGCGGCTCGGCGCCCAAGCACGTGCAGCAGTTCCAGGAGGAGGGGTATTTGCGCTGGGATTCGCTGGGGGAATTCCTGGCGCTGGCCGCCTCCTTGGAGCACCTGAGCAGAGCGTCCAACAATCCCTCCGCAAAGATCCTGGCGGACGCGCTCGATCGAGCCAACGCCAAGTTCCTGGAGAGCAACAAGTCGCCGGCCCGGAAGGTGGGCGAGATCGACAACCGCGGGAGCCATTTTTATCTCACGCTGTACTGGGCGCAGGCGTTGGCCGAGCAGACACAGGACAAGAACCTGCAGGCGCGGTTTGCCAAAGTCGCAAAAGAGCTTGAACAGAACGAGGCCAAGATCGCGGCCGAGTTGATCGGCGCCCAGGGGAAGCCGGTTGACATGGGCGGGTATTATCATCCCGACCAGGAGAAGACGACGAAAGCCATGCGTCCGAGCCAGACCTTCAACGCGATCGTGGACGCGATCGCACGATAG
- a CDS encoding C39 family peptidase, producing the protein MNMLSMTTGSRPVRLALVLCAGLLAACAGPPDRIPVESRSEAQELAQGSAGPSLGPHHLSVPFFPDDKDQCGPAALASILTFWGIPTAPQDLKKEIYMPRLGGTLPMDLLFAAKARGLKAEMYTGSLDDLKAELEAGRPLVAFLNLGNKLFPQGHYVVVTGYDEERQGVYIHSGQTRDEFVPYNRFIRSWGKTGLWTLLVQPHWDREKASA; encoded by the coding sequence ATGAACATGCTGAGCATGACGACGGGGAGCAGGCCGGTGCGCCTGGCGCTGGTGCTCTGCGCGGGACTGTTGGCAGCCTGTGCCGGCCCGCCAGACAGGATCCCGGTCGAATCCCGATCGGAAGCCCAGGAGTTGGCGCAGGGGTCCGCGGGGCCGAGCCTCGGGCCGCACCACCTCTCGGTCCCGTTTTTCCCGGACGACAAGGATCAGTGCGGGCCGGCGGCCCTCGCGAGCATCCTGACCTTTTGGGGGATCCCGACCGCTCCGCAGGACCTCAAGAAGGAGATCTACATGCCCCGCCTCGGGGGCACCCTTCCCATGGACCTCCTGTTCGCCGCCAAGGCGCGGGGCCTGAAGGCCGAGATGTACACCGGCAGCCTGGACGATCTGAAGGCCGAGCTGGAGGCCGGGCGTCCGCTGGTGGCGTTCCTGAACCTCGGCAACAAGCTCTTCCCGCAGGGCCATTACGTCGTCGTCACCGGATACGACGAGGAGCGGCAGGGGGTGTACATCCACTCGGGCCAGACCCGCGACGAGTTCGTCCCCTACAACCGGTTCATCCGGAGTTGGGGGAAAACCGGCCTGTGGACGCTGCTCGTCCAGCCGCACTGGGACCGCGAGAAGGCCTCCGCATGA
- a CDS encoding tetratricopeptide repeat protein — MNGKGRLFIGAVALALLLVWLPACSSLPRIVVLRDPLSPEEHATLGATYEQQGLQEEAAREYRVALEKKGDSVPALVGLGNLSFQRGDLEEAEDYYRRALAAAPDHPGAGNNLAMVYLVRGERLDEAERLATNVLPRAGPLRPYVLDTLAKVYAKTGRWPEARAALAEAEAAAPSGNKALQERLAQSKRELADGVRSGPAGNSPKGVGASTSRDRPRSTFRCRAGCTGKWSVRQAAPVVACAGFPPLPLQGFFPFRIPVFPLRHSLVLRLPPNRGSRYEKGAQGGVP; from the coding sequence ATGAACGGCAAGGGACGATTGTTCATAGGGGCCGTCGCGCTGGCCCTCCTGTTGGTCTGGCTGCCGGCCTGCTCGAGCCTGCCCCGGATCGTGGTGCTTCGCGATCCCTTGAGTCCCGAAGAGCATGCCACGCTGGGGGCGACGTACGAGCAGCAGGGCTTGCAGGAGGAGGCGGCGCGGGAATATCGGGTGGCCCTGGAGAAAAAGGGCGACTCGGTGCCGGCTCTCGTCGGCCTGGGCAACCTCTCGTTCCAGCGCGGGGATCTCGAGGAGGCGGAGGACTACTATCGCCGGGCGCTGGCCGCAGCCCCCGATCATCCGGGAGCCGGCAACAACCTCGCAATGGTCTACCTGGTGCGGGGCGAGCGGTTGGACGAAGCCGAGCGGCTGGCCACGAACGTCCTGCCCCGGGCCGGGCCCCTGCGCCCCTACGTCCTGGACACCCTGGCCAAGGTCTACGCGAAGACGGGCCGGTGGCCTGAGGCCCGGGCGGCCCTAGCCGAGGCGGAGGCTGCGGCACCGTCGGGCAACAAGGCCTTGCAGGAGCGGCTGGCGCAGTCGAAACGGGAGTTGGCGGACGGAGTGCGCAGCGGTCCAGCCGGGAACTCGCCGAAAGGGGTAGGCGCTTCGACTAGCCGCGATCGGCCTCGGTCAACCTTTCGGTGTAGAGCGGGATGCACGGGGAAATGGAGCGTGAGGCAGGCGGCGCCGGTCGTTGCCTGTGCCGGATTTCCCCCATTGCCCCTTCAGGGATTCTTTCCCTTCCGGATTCCGGTATTCCCGCTTCGACATTCCCTGGTTCTCCGGCTGCCACCGAATCGGGGGTCGAGGTATGAAAAAGGAGCGCAAGGAGGTGTCCCATGA
- a CDS encoding VIT1/CCC1 transporter family protein: protein MATSHHDPRLARMLILDELFDLSLYKTLRGITGPASQKVLDELIVVETEHLAFWQQFFDSRLDALDWPRRLKLRLVMLACRLFGDPAVHLVLEAIEVHGVRKYLALWKQYKDGPLGQAVTGILMDEFKHEDAMVTQLTERQINPERIRNIFLGLNDGLVEILGAVSGFFGAFGNPVMVLMAATTTAVAGSLSMAAGAYVALGSEREVGKADQAKKEFLEGREAAEERQDRPFGSALVVGGSYFAGAMVPVLPVLFGATDAFFSLLTAGSMIIFVSLILAFLSGMDVKRRIVTNLVIIAAAVGITYLIGLAAKQLWGISV from the coding sequence GTGGCGACATCCCACCATGATCCCCGGCTTGCCAGGATGCTCATCCTGGACGAGTTGTTCGACCTGTCGCTCTACAAGACCCTCCGGGGGATCACCGGCCCGGCTTCGCAGAAGGTGCTCGACGAGCTGATCGTCGTCGAAACCGAGCACCTGGCCTTCTGGCAACAGTTCTTCGACAGCCGGCTCGACGCGCTCGACTGGCCCCGCCGCCTGAAGCTCCGCCTCGTCATGCTCGCCTGCCGCCTCTTCGGCGACCCGGCCGTCCATTTGGTGTTGGAGGCCATCGAAGTCCACGGGGTGCGGAAGTACCTGGCCCTCTGGAAACAGTACAAGGACGGGCCGCTGGGCCAAGCGGTCACCGGCATCCTGATGGACGAGTTCAAGCACGAGGACGCAATGGTCACGCAGCTCACCGAGCGGCAGATCAACCCGGAGCGCATCCGGAACATCTTCCTGGGACTGAACGACGGGCTCGTGGAGATCCTGGGAGCGGTGAGCGGCTTCTTCGGCGCCTTCGGGAACCCGGTCATGGTCCTGATGGCCGCGACCACGACCGCCGTGGCCGGCTCCCTCTCGATGGCGGCCGGGGCCTACGTGGCCCTGGGCTCGGAACGGGAGGTGGGCAAGGCGGATCAGGCGAAGAAGGAATTTCTGGAGGGACGGGAGGCAGCCGAGGAGCGGCAGGACCGGCCCTTCGGCTCGGCCCTGGTCGTGGGAGGCAGCTACTTCGCCGGCGCGATGGTGCCCGTGCTGCCGGTCCTCTTCGGCGCGACGGACGCGTTCTTCTCGCTGCTCACGGCCGGCAGCATGATCATCTTCGTCTCGCTGATCCTGGCGTTCTTGTCGGGGATGGACGTGAAACGGCGGATCGTCACGAACCTGGTGATCATCGCCGCGGCGGTGGGGATCACCTACCTGATCGGGCTGGCCGCGAAGCAGCTCTGGGGCATCTCAGTGTGA
- the sucD gene encoding succinate--CoA ligase subunit alpha, translated as MSILVNKSTRVVVQGITGKEGSFHATQCKAYGTQVVAGVTPGKAGQEVEGIPVFNTVKDAVAKTGCDTSLIFVPPPFAADAILEAADAGIRLIVCITEGIPVNDMVKVKRALRGRDTRLIGPNCPGIITAEECKIGIMPGFIHKKGCVGVISRSGTLTYEAVNQLTNLGLGETTCVGIGGDPVNGTSFLDLLPLFEKDPDTEAIVMIGEIGGDAEERAAAYIKEHIKKPVIGFIAGITAPPGRRMGHAGAIITGGKGTATEKMAALEAAGVRVVKNPAEIGSVAKLALGR; from the coding sequence GTGAGCATTCTGGTCAATAAGAGCACGAGGGTGGTGGTGCAGGGGATCACGGGGAAGGAGGGCTCCTTCCACGCGACTCAGTGCAAGGCCTACGGGACGCAGGTGGTCGCGGGCGTCACGCCGGGGAAGGCGGGGCAGGAGGTCGAGGGCATCCCGGTCTTCAACACGGTGAAGGACGCGGTGGCCAAGACCGGCTGCGACACGTCGCTGATCTTCGTTCCGCCGCCGTTCGCCGCCGACGCGATCCTGGAGGCCGCGGACGCTGGCATCCGGCTGATCGTCTGCATCACCGAGGGCATCCCGGTCAACGACATGGTCAAGGTGAAGCGGGCGCTGCGCGGGCGGGACACCAGGCTGATCGGCCCCAACTGCCCCGGCATCATCACGGCGGAGGAGTGCAAGATCGGCATCATGCCCGGCTTCATCCACAAAAAGGGCTGCGTGGGCGTCATCTCCCGCAGCGGGACGCTCACCTACGAGGCGGTGAACCAGCTCACGAACCTGGGCCTGGGCGAGACGACCTGCGTGGGGATCGGGGGCGACCCGGTGAACGGCACGAGCTTCCTGGACCTGCTGCCCCTGTTCGAGAAGGACCCGGACACGGAGGCGATCGTGATGATCGGGGAGATCGGCGGGGACGCGGAGGAGCGGGCCGCGGCCTACATCAAGGAGCACATCAAAAAGCCGGTCATCGGCTTCATCGCCGGCATCACGGCCCCGCCCGGCCGCCGCATGGGCCACGCGGGCGCGATCATCACGGGCGGGAAGGGCACGGCGACAGAGAAGATGGCGGCGCTCGAGGCGGCCGGCGTCCGGGTCGTGAAGAATCCGGCGGAGATCGGCTCCGTGGCCAAGCTGGCGCTCGGCCGGTAG
- a CDS encoding FAD-binding protein, protein MEIHQLQQIVHKTRDARRTQTLPKYSPADRDQLIKKFHPDFRESAYRPIKFGPNADELTVRELAALLEGDSPVPADLDLTPACTTDVLVVGGGGAGCAAALHAHAHGAKVVLATKLRLGDSNTVMAQGGMQIAVTNEDSPIQHFLDTLKGGHMKNDHQLLKVMVEEGPSVAKWLLELGVLFDRDADGNLHVKKGGGSSKPRLVTCSDYTGLEIMRVLKDEVLNQKIQLLEFSAAVELLSDGAGSCTGAVLRDLDNKRFIVVAAKTVILATGGIGRLHIQGFPTSNHYGATGDGLAMAYRMGAKLLQIDTFQYHPTGAVYPEQLVGALVTEGIRSEGGHLVNAKGERFVNELDTRDVVSSSIIRECEEGRGIRTMTGRVGVWLDTPLLEAEQGPGTLEKHFPAMVRQYKRYGIDIAKDPVLVYPTLHYQNGGVQIDVNGETGIKNLFVAGEASGGLHGRNRLMGNSLLDLMVYGKRSGATAAEHAKAAKQGKLTLEHLAKFRAEARKHGVSHEVSSPMLFPAYAKKE, encoded by the coding sequence ATGGAAATCCATCAGCTCCAACAGATCGTGCACAAGACCCGGGATGCCCGGCGCACCCAGACCCTGCCCAAGTACTCCCCCGCAGATCGGGACCAGCTCATCAAGAAGTTTCACCCGGACTTCCGCGAAAGCGCCTACCGGCCCATCAAGTTCGGGCCCAATGCCGACGAATTGACCGTCCGCGAGCTGGCCGCGCTCCTGGAGGGCGACAGCCCGGTGCCGGCAGACCTGGACCTGACGCCGGCCTGCACGACGGACGTGCTGGTGGTGGGCGGCGGCGGAGCCGGCTGCGCCGCCGCGCTGCACGCGCACGCCCACGGGGCCAAGGTCGTCCTGGCGACCAAGCTGCGGCTGGGCGACTCCAACACCGTGATGGCCCAGGGCGGGATGCAGATCGCGGTGACGAACGAGGATTCCCCCATCCAGCACTTCCTCGACACGCTCAAGGGCGGGCACATGAAGAACGATCATCAGCTCCTGAAGGTGATGGTCGAGGAGGGGCCCTCCGTCGCCAAGTGGCTGTTGGAATTGGGCGTGCTGTTCGACCGGGACGCGGACGGGAACCTGCACGTGAAAAAGGGCGGCGGCAGCTCCAAGCCCCGGCTCGTGACCTGCTCCGACTACACGGGGCTGGAGATCATGCGCGTGCTCAAGGACGAGGTGCTGAACCAGAAGATCCAGCTCCTGGAGTTCAGCGCGGCGGTGGAGCTGCTGAGCGACGGGGCGGGCTCCTGCACCGGCGCGGTCCTGCGCGACCTGGACAACAAGCGGTTCATCGTGGTGGCGGCCAAGACCGTGATCCTGGCCACGGGCGGGATCGGCCGGCTCCACATCCAGGGCTTCCCGACGAGCAACCACTATGGGGCGACCGGCGACGGGCTGGCGATGGCCTACCGGATGGGCGCCAAGCTCCTCCAGATCGACACGTTCCAGTACCACCCGACCGGGGCGGTCTATCCGGAGCAGTTGGTCGGAGCGCTGGTGACGGAGGGGATCCGCTCCGAGGGCGGGCACCTGGTCAACGCGAAGGGCGAGCGGTTCGTGAACGAGCTGGACACCCGCGACGTGGTCTCCTCCTCCATCATCCGGGAGTGCGAGGAGGGCCGGGGCATCCGGACCATGACGGGACGGGTCGGAGTCTGGCTGGACACGCCGTTGCTGGAGGCCGAACAGGGCCCGGGCACGCTCGAGAAGCACTTCCCCGCCATGGTGCGCCAGTACAAACGCTACGGGATCGACATCGCCAAGGATCCGGTGCTCGTCTACCCCACGCTCCATTACCAGAACGGCGGCGTGCAGATCGACGTGAACGGGGAGACGGGCATCAAGAACCTGTTCGTGGCCGGCGAGGCCTCGGGCGGCCTGCACGGGCGCAACCGGCTCATGGGCAACTCGCTCCTCGACCTGATGGTGTACGGCAAGCGGTCCGGCGCCACGGCGGCCGAGCATGCCAAGGCCGCGAAGCAGGGGAAATTGACGCTGGAGCACCTGGCCAAGTTTCGGGCCGAGGCGCGCAAGCACGGGGTCTCGCACGAGGTCTCCTCGCCCATGCTCTTCCCGGCCTACGCCAAAAAAGAATAG
- a CDS encoding PA2779 family protein, translating into MRTMLRIPILTQTLVWTLVVITLALACPPEARAMLAPALSGGADPVAESSRAADLQTVQRVLESKVIQQRLEDFGLTREEINVRLNSLSDDQLHQMATQIDALIPGGDAGLGIVIALLVILILAVLLIYLLGHKIVITKQENSK; encoded by the coding sequence ATGAGAACGATGCTGCGGATCCCCATCTTGACCCAGACGCTGGTCTGGACGTTGGTGGTCATCACCCTTGCGCTGGCCTGTCCGCCGGAAGCCAGGGCCATGCTGGCCCCCGCCCTGTCGGGGGGAGCCGATCCGGTCGCTGAATCGAGCCGGGCGGCCGACCTCCAGACGGTCCAGCGGGTGCTGGAGTCCAAGGTCATCCAGCAGCGGCTGGAGGACTTCGGGCTGACCCGGGAGGAGATCAACGTCCGGCTGAACAGCCTGTCGGACGATCAGTTGCACCAGATGGCCACGCAGATTGACGCGCTGATCCCAGGCGGCGACGCCGGCCTGGGCATCGTGATCGCGCTGCTGGTCATCCTGATCCTGGCGGTGCTCCTGATCTACCTGCTGGGACACAAGATCGTGATCACCAAGCAGGAGAACAGCAAGTAG
- the sucC gene encoding ADP-forming succinate--CoA ligase subunit beta gives MNIHEFQAKQLFAQFGVPVPRGKEIKTRRAAEKWAAALDTPVYVVKAQIHAGGRGKAGGVKLTRDRAQVPALAGELLGKKLVTHQTGPKGRKVRRLLIEEGAGIAKELYLSLLVDRDSGWPVFIASTEGGMEIEEVAAHTPEKVLKEPIDPAVGFQGYNGRKLAFGLGLPALEPTLLNPFVAMLGNLYRLFMEKNASLVEINPLVITTDKKLVALDGKVSFDDNGLFKHPDVQALRDLNEEEPLEIEASANNLNYVKLDGNIGCMVNGAGLAMATMDVIKLAGSWPANFLDVGGGATKETVAAGFRILLKDKNVKGIFINIFGGIVRCERIAHGVIDAAREVQLNVPLVVRLQGTNAEEGRKLLLESGLKVDVADDLWEAAQKIVAMTGRKRKKAEATTQEG, from the coding sequence ATGAACATCCACGAATTCCAGGCGAAGCAGTTGTTCGCCCAGTTCGGCGTGCCCGTGCCGAGGGGCAAGGAGATCAAGACGCGGCGGGCGGCGGAGAAGTGGGCGGCGGCGCTCGACACGCCGGTCTACGTCGTCAAGGCCCAGATCCACGCGGGCGGGCGCGGCAAGGCGGGCGGGGTCAAGCTCACCAGGGACCGGGCCCAGGTGCCTGCGCTGGCCGGGGAGCTGCTCGGCAAGAAGCTGGTGACGCACCAGACCGGGCCCAAGGGCCGCAAGGTGCGCCGGCTTCTGATCGAGGAGGGGGCGGGCATCGCCAAGGAGCTGTACCTGAGCCTGCTGGTGGACCGCGATTCCGGCTGGCCGGTCTTCATCGCCAGCACCGAGGGCGGCATGGAGATCGAAGAGGTGGCGGCCCACACGCCCGAGAAAGTCCTCAAGGAGCCGATCGATCCGGCCGTCGGCTTCCAGGGCTACAACGGCCGCAAGCTGGCCTTCGGGCTCGGCCTCCCGGCGCTCGAACCCACGCTGCTGAACCCATTCGTCGCGATGCTCGGCAATCTCTACCGGTTGTTCATGGAGAAGAACGCCTCGCTCGTGGAGATCAACCCGCTCGTCATCACGACGGACAAGAAGCTCGTCGCGCTGGACGGGAAAGTCTCCTTCGACGACAACGGGCTCTTCAAGCATCCGGACGTGCAGGCCCTGCGCGACCTGAACGAGGAGGAGCCGCTGGAGATCGAGGCGAGCGCCAACAACCTGAACTACGTGAAGCTGGACGGGAACATCGGCTGCATGGTGAACGGGGCGGGCCTCGCCATGGCCACGATGGACGTGATCAAGCTGGCCGGGAGCTGGCCGGCCAACTTCCTCGACGTGGGGGGAGGGGCGACCAAGGAGACGGTCGCGGCCGGCTTCCGCATCCTGCTCAAGGACAAGAACGTCAAGGGCATCTTCATCAACATCTTCGGCGGCATCGTCCGCTGCGAGCGGATCGCCCACGGGGTGATTGACGCGGCCAGGGAGGTGCAGTTGAACGTGCCCCTGGTCGTGCGGCTGCAGGGCACGAACGCGGAGGAGGGGCGGAAGCTGCTCCTGGAGTCGGGCCTCAAGGTGGACGTGGCGGACGATTTGTGGGAGGCGGCGCAAAAGATCGTGGCGATGACGGGGCGGAAGCGGAAGAAGGCAGAGGCGACGACGCAGGAGGGCTGA
- a CDS encoding 2Fe-2S iron-sulfur cluster-binding protein codes for MANESIDTQNVIDQEEVLRPKMVTVEIAGKTYRVPEGITVIKALWYTGQEVVRGVGCLGGFCGACATYYRTKDDPKVKTCLACQTAVEDGMSFSMVPPFPARKAVYDITKLQDPKQDLFTLYPEAPLCRNCNACTEACPQQIDVREGVWRAVFGDFKAVSEMFMDCVMCGLCAPVCIADIAPSLVALYASRAQGAHFTEKPERLEHRIREIESGRYKAEWDRILKMNEEQLKEACAALK; via the coding sequence ATGGCGAACGAATCAATCGACACACAGAACGTCATTGACCAGGAGGAAGTCCTCCGGCCCAAGATGGTCACGGTAGAGATCGCCGGCAAGACCTACCGGGTGCCGGAGGGGATCACCGTGATCAAGGCCCTCTGGTACACGGGCCAGGAGGTCGTGCGCGGGGTGGGCTGCCTGGGCGGCTTCTGCGGGGCCTGCGCGACCTACTATCGGACGAAGGACGATCCGAAGGTCAAGACCTGCCTCGCCTGCCAGACCGCCGTGGAGGACGGGATGTCCTTCTCCATGGTTCCGCCGTTTCCGGCCAGGAAGGCGGTCTACGACATCACGAAACTGCAGGATCCCAAGCAGGACCTCTTCACCCTCTATCCGGAGGCGCCCCTCTGCCGGAACTGCAACGCCTGCACGGAGGCCTGCCCCCAGCAGATCGACGTCCGGGAGGGGGTCTGGCGCGCGGTGTTCGGGGACTTCAAGGCCGTCTCCGAGATGTTCATGGACTGCGTCATGTGCGGGCTCTGCGCGCCGGTCTGCATCGCGGACATCGCGCCGAGCCTCGTCGCGCTCTACGCCAGCCGCGCCCAGGGCGCCCATTTCACGGAAAAGCCGGAGCGGCTCGAGCACCGGATCAGGGAGATCGAGTCCGGGCGGTACAAGGCCGAGTGGGACCGTATCCTGAAGATGAACGAAGAGCAGCTCAAGGAGGCCTGCGCAGCGCTGAAATAG